A section of the Lampris incognitus isolate fLamInc1 chromosome 8, fLamInc1.hap2, whole genome shotgun sequence genome encodes:
- the aldocb gene encoding fructose-bisphosphate aldolase C-B: MTHQYPALTPEQKKELQDIAERIVAPGKGILAADESTGSMAKRLNPIGVENTEENRRRYRQLLFTADERIDSCIGGVIFFHETLYQSTDDGTPFSKLIKDRGIVVGIKVDKGVVPLAGTNGETTTQGLDGLSERCAQYKKDGADFAKWRSVLKISETTPSELAIFENANVLARYASICQQNGIVPIVEPEILPDGDHDLKRCQYITEKVLAAVYKALSDHHVYLEGTLLKPNMVTAGHSCPNKYSGEEVAMATVTALRRTVPPAVTGVTFLSGGQSEEEASVNLNAINNCPLAKPWALTFSYGRALQASALNAWRGELSNEKAATEEFIKRAEANGLAALGKYESSGSGTAAGQSLYVANHAY; encoded by the exons ATGACTCATCAGTACCCCGCATTGACTCCTGAGCAGAAGAAGGAGCTGCAGGACATTGCAGAGAGGATAGTGGCCCCAGGGAAAGGCATCCTCGCTGCCGATGAGtccaccg gCAGCATGGCGAAGCGTCTGAACCCCATCGGGGTTGAAAACACAGAGGAGAACAGGCGCCGCTACCGCCAGCTGCTCTTTACAGCCGATGAGCGCATCGACAGCTGCATCGGAGGAGTCATTTTCTTCCATGAAACCCTCTATCAGAGCACGGACGACGGCACGCCCTTCTCCAAGCTCATTAAAGACCGCGGCATTGTCGTCGGCATCAAG GTGGACAAAGGTGTGGTGCCTCTGGCTGGAACAAACGGAGAGACCACCACTCAGG GTCTGGACGGGCTGTCAGAGCGCTGCGCCCAGTACAAGAAGGACGGTGCCGACTTTGCCAAGTGGCGCTCCGTGCTGAAGATCTCCGAGACCACACCCTCAGAGCTAGCCATCTTTGAGAATGCTAATGTGCTGGCACGCTACGCTAGCATCTGCCAACAG AATGGTATTGTCCCTATTGTGGAGCCTGAGATCCTGCCTGATGGAGACCATGACCTGAAACGCTGCCAGTACATCACCGAGAAG GTCCTAGCTGCAGTCTACAAGGCTCTGTCAGATCACCACGTGTACCTGGAAGGAACACTGCTCAAACCCAACATGGTCACAGCCGGACACTCCTGCCCCAACAAGTACAGTGGCGAGGAAGTCGCCATGGCAACCGTCACCGCCCTGCGCCGCACTGTGCCTCCCGCCGTCACAG GTGTGACGTTCTTGTCAGGTGGCCAGTCTGAGGAAGAGGCCAGCGTCAACCTGAATGCCATTAACAACTGTCCACTGGCCAAGCCCTGGGCGCTGACTTTCTCCTATGGCCGCGCGCTGCAGGCCTCTGCTCTGAACGCCTGGAGAGGAGAGCTGAGTAACGAGAAGGCGGCCACCGAGGAATTCATCAAGCGTGCTGAG GCCAATGGTCTGGCTGCTCTGGGGAAATACGAGTCCTCTGGAAGTGGCACCGCCGCGGGACAATCCCTCTACGTGGCCAATCACGCCTACTAA
- the pigs gene encoding GPI transamidase component PIG-S isoform X1: protein MATAEVERKRGQLAAMAIAAVVIVIGVPLWWRTTETYRAWLPVNQINELAKLQLQLSVDVEVVFARGTLTPEQQKKVPLTQTQEEEHSADENTALRYRYETKHRTATIMEEDALNKPTAAEADLSLHTLSESPCGSVVVYVIPESSSLLPEDVSVYIGQRRTALLRIGAQMKVGRTLEQLLAHLGPRVKQVLQVMSFSHTDITAALSDRVRLGPGNKESIADSMRAFKSSPGYEITFSLLNPDPKSHRLHWDIEGAIQSYIQPLLMKLAPVANFSIDSQILYYAMLGVNPRFDSNLQTYTLHADSLAHVINPVEARLGSNAASSNPVLNFLLYVPDAQHSPLYILGRRRETVPSNAFHSPRWGGIMVYNVDDLYGPEAAFPVSVNINMAKVMGVFLAQLRLMLGVQPSSPPAGFLVAPCGSTGLADWELDRLMWSRTVENIATATTTITSLAQLLDQIGNIVINDNIAEQVSSTVTSLQLAVAELEAGNLGFALQYSKEAILASERAFFDPSLLHLLYFPDDQKFAIYIPLFLPMCVPILLSLLKMASEARQRLKDKEAKKD from the exons ATGGCTACCGCGGAAGTAG AGCGTAAGCGAGGCCAGCTCGCTGCTATGGCTATAGCAGCTGTGGTGATTGTCATTGGAGTCCCTCTATGGTGGCGGACCACGGAAACATACCGTGCATGGTTGCCTGTCAATCAGATCAATGAACTGGCTAAGctacag CTGCAGTTGAGTGTCGACGTGGAGGTTGTGTTTGCACGGGGAACTCTGACTCCAGAGCAGCAGAAGAAGGttccactgacacagacacaggaagagGAGCACTCAGCAGATG agaacacagccttgagatATAGGTATGAGACCAAGCACCGCACAGCTACGATTATGGAAGAGGATGCCCTTAACAAGCCCACTGCTGCAG AGGCAGACCTCTCTCTGCACACGCTCAGTGAGAGTCCATGTGGTTCTGTGGTTGTGTACGTGATTCCAGAATCCTCTTCACTGCTCCCTGAG GATGTGAGCGTGTACATTGGTCAGCGGCGGACCGCCCTGCTGCGTATTGGTGCGCAGATGAAAGTGGGCCGAACTTTGGAGCAGTTGCTGGCTCACCTGGGGCCTCGGGTGAAGCAGGTGCTCCAGGTGATGTCATTCAGTCACACTGACATCACCGCCGCCCTCAGTGACAGAGTCCGCCTTGGTCCAGGCAACAAGGAGAGCATTGCTGATAGCATGAGAGCCTTCAAATCCAGCCCAG GTTATGAGATTACCTTCAGCCTGCTGAACCCAGACCCGAAGTCACACCGTCTACACTGGGACATAGAGGGTGCCATCCAGAGCTACATCCAGCCTTTGCTTATGAAACTGGCACCTGTGGCCAACTTCAGTATTGACTCCCAG ATCTTGTACTACGCTATGCTGGGTGTCAACCCTCGCTTTGACAGCAACCTGCAAACCTATACGCTCCATGCTGACAGCCTCGCCCATGTCATCAACCCCGTGGAGGCCAGGCTAG GTTCGAATGCAGCTTCGTCCAACCCAGTGTTGAACTTCCTGCTGTACGTCCCTGATGCTCAGCATTCACCACTTTACATTCTGGGCCGCAGGAGAGAAACTGTCCCCTCTAATGCATTTCATTCACCGCGTTGGGGCGGGATCATG GTTTATAATGTTGATGATTTATATGGACCAGAAGCTGCGTTCCCTGTGAGCGTCAACATTAACATGGCCAAAGTCATGGGAGTCTTCCTCGCACAGCTTCG TTTGATGCTGGGAGTGCAGCCATCCTCCCCTCCCGCTGGCTTCCTGGTGGCGCCGTGTGGCAGCACAGGATTGGCCGACTGGGAGCTGGACCGCCTCATGTGGAGCCGAACTGTGGAGAACATCGCCACGGCAACCACCACCATCACCTCACTGGCACAGCTGCTCGACCAGATAGGCAACATTGTCATCAACGACAACATTGCCGAGCAG GTGTCGAGTACAGTCACATCGCTGCAGCTGGCCGTGGCTGAGCTGGAGGCAGGTAATCTAGGCTTTGCTCTCCAGTACAGTAAGGAAGCCATCTTGGCTTCAGAGAGAGCTTTCTTTGACCCCTCACTCCTCCATCTCCTGTACTTCCCCGATGACCAGAAGTTTGCCATCTACATCCCTCTGTTCCTGCCCATGTGTGTGCCTATTCTGCTGTCGCTGCTTAAAATGGCGTCTGAGGCTCGACAGAGACTCAAGGACAAAGAAGCCAAGAAGGACTAA
- the pigs gene encoding GPI transamidase component PIG-S isoform X2, whose product MAIAAVVIVIGVPLWWRTTETYRAWLPVNQINELAKLQLQLSVDVEVVFARGTLTPEQQKKVPLTQTQEEEHSADENTALRYRYETKHRTATIMEEDALNKPTAAEADLSLHTLSESPCGSVVVYVIPESSSLLPEDVSVYIGQRRTALLRIGAQMKVGRTLEQLLAHLGPRVKQVLQVMSFSHTDITAALSDRVRLGPGNKESIADSMRAFKSSPGYEITFSLLNPDPKSHRLHWDIEGAIQSYIQPLLMKLAPVANFSIDSQILYYAMLGVNPRFDSNLQTYTLHADSLAHVINPVEARLGSNAASSNPVLNFLLYVPDAQHSPLYILGRRRETVPSNAFHSPRWGGIMVYNVDDLYGPEAAFPVSVNINMAKVMGVFLAQLRLMLGVQPSSPPAGFLVAPCGSTGLADWELDRLMWSRTVENIATATTTITSLAQLLDQIGNIVINDNIAEQVSSTVTSLQLAVAELEAGNLGFALQYSKEAILASERAFFDPSLLHLLYFPDDQKFAIYIPLFLPMCVPILLSLLKMASEARQRLKDKEAKKD is encoded by the exons ATGGCTATAGCAGCTGTGGTGATTGTCATTGGAGTCCCTCTATGGTGGCGGACCACGGAAACATACCGTGCATGGTTGCCTGTCAATCAGATCAATGAACTGGCTAAGctacag CTGCAGTTGAGTGTCGACGTGGAGGTTGTGTTTGCACGGGGAACTCTGACTCCAGAGCAGCAGAAGAAGGttccactgacacagacacaggaagagGAGCACTCAGCAGATG agaacacagccttgagatATAGGTATGAGACCAAGCACCGCACAGCTACGATTATGGAAGAGGATGCCCTTAACAAGCCCACTGCTGCAG AGGCAGACCTCTCTCTGCACACGCTCAGTGAGAGTCCATGTGGTTCTGTGGTTGTGTACGTGATTCCAGAATCCTCTTCACTGCTCCCTGAG GATGTGAGCGTGTACATTGGTCAGCGGCGGACCGCCCTGCTGCGTATTGGTGCGCAGATGAAAGTGGGCCGAACTTTGGAGCAGTTGCTGGCTCACCTGGGGCCTCGGGTGAAGCAGGTGCTCCAGGTGATGTCATTCAGTCACACTGACATCACCGCCGCCCTCAGTGACAGAGTCCGCCTTGGTCCAGGCAACAAGGAGAGCATTGCTGATAGCATGAGAGCCTTCAAATCCAGCCCAG GTTATGAGATTACCTTCAGCCTGCTGAACCCAGACCCGAAGTCACACCGTCTACACTGGGACATAGAGGGTGCCATCCAGAGCTACATCCAGCCTTTGCTTATGAAACTGGCACCTGTGGCCAACTTCAGTATTGACTCCCAG ATCTTGTACTACGCTATGCTGGGTGTCAACCCTCGCTTTGACAGCAACCTGCAAACCTATACGCTCCATGCTGACAGCCTCGCCCATGTCATCAACCCCGTGGAGGCCAGGCTAG GTTCGAATGCAGCTTCGTCCAACCCAGTGTTGAACTTCCTGCTGTACGTCCCTGATGCTCAGCATTCACCACTTTACATTCTGGGCCGCAGGAGAGAAACTGTCCCCTCTAATGCATTTCATTCACCGCGTTGGGGCGGGATCATG GTTTATAATGTTGATGATTTATATGGACCAGAAGCTGCGTTCCCTGTGAGCGTCAACATTAACATGGCCAAAGTCATGGGAGTCTTCCTCGCACAGCTTCG TTTGATGCTGGGAGTGCAGCCATCCTCCCCTCCCGCTGGCTTCCTGGTGGCGCCGTGTGGCAGCACAGGATTGGCCGACTGGGAGCTGGACCGCCTCATGTGGAGCCGAACTGTGGAGAACATCGCCACGGCAACCACCACCATCACCTCACTGGCACAGCTGCTCGACCAGATAGGCAACATTGTCATCAACGACAACATTGCCGAGCAG GTGTCGAGTACAGTCACATCGCTGCAGCTGGCCGTGGCTGAGCTGGAGGCAGGTAATCTAGGCTTTGCTCTCCAGTACAGTAAGGAAGCCATCTTGGCTTCAGAGAGAGCTTTCTTTGACCCCTCACTCCTCCATCTCCTGTACTTCCCCGATGACCAGAAGTTTGCCATCTACATCCCTCTGTTCCTGCCCATGTGTGTGCCTATTCTGCTGTCGCTGCTTAAAATGGCGTCTGAGGCTCGACAGAGACTCAAGGACAAAGAAGCCAAGAAGGACTAA
- the hspb9l gene encoding heat shock protein beta-11 — MLCPSVFQPTSINMSMRPLMDLHWPIRSLWPETRPLFYQMEQEMIRHMQEMRHNMEFMERLHQKIFEEIDQSMSSSSSSSTMAIFKPITFQVGKDDSTFALSLDTKDFSPEELSVKQVGRKLRVSGKMEKKQEDAKGSYSYKCQEFRQEFDLPDGVDPEAVTCSLAGGRLQIRAPRERLTDGKERVVPISFTPAITSSPTQSATAAAEGSAAAGDTGTETQTKTE; from the coding sequence ATGCTTTGCCCCAGCGTGTTCCAGCCGACCTCCATCAACATGAGCATGAGGCCCCTAATGGACCTGCACTGGCCCATCCGCAGCCTGTGGCCAGAGACCAGGCCGCTTTTCTACCAGATGGAGCAGGAGATGATCCGTCATATGCAGGAGATGAGACACAACATGGAGTTCATGGAGAGACTCCACCAGAAGATATTTGAGGAGATCGACCAGTCAatgtcttcctcttcctcctcctcgacCATGGCCATCTTCAAACCCATTACCTTCCAGGTGGGGAAGGATGACAGCACATTCGCCCTGAGCCTGGACACCAAGGACTTCTCCCCAGAGGAGCTGTCTGTCAAGCAGGTGGGCCGAAAGCTGAGGGTGAGCGGGAAAATGGAGAAGAAACAGGAGGACGCAAAAGGGTCATACTCCTACAAGTGTCAGGAGTTCAGACAGGAGTTCGACCTGCCTGATGGGGTGGACCCCGAGGCAGTCACCTGCTCGCTGGCGGGGGGGCGGCTCCAGATCCGGGCCCCCAGGGAGAGACTGACGGATGGGAAGGAGAGAGTGGTCCCCATCagcttcaccccggcaatcactTCCAGCCCGACACAGAGCGCCACTGCTGCAGCGGAGGGAAGCGCTGCTGCCGGCGACACTGGCACAGAAACCCAGACCAAGACAGAATGA